One stretch of Diorhabda carinulata isolate Delta chromosome 5, icDioCari1.1, whole genome shotgun sequence DNA includes these proteins:
- the LOC130894408 gene encoding NADP-dependent malic enzyme: protein MLSTIPKTLTSSARAARNQLFQTLKILTIADDQQRRNITGDIISPGQVLGIDHLRDPRLNKGLGFTLEERQALGIHGLQPARFKTQEEQLELCRISIERYQEDLNKYIYLTELQDRNEKLFFRLLSENIESLMPIVYTPTVGLACQKFGLIYRRPRGLFITINDIGHVFDVLKNWPEPNVKAIVVTDGERILGLGDLGACGMGIPVGKLALYTALAGIKPHECLPIVLDVGTNNQNLLEDPLYVGLRQKRTTGKLYDDFVDEFMEAVVQRYGQNTLIQFEDFGNHNAFRFLNAYREQYCTFNDDIQGTASVAVSGLLASKRLTNKKLSDNKFLFLGAGEAAIGIADLTVKALENEGLSTEEARGRIWMVDIDGLLALDRPEGNLDGHKKLYAKKHEPIKDFAAIVNEIKPSILIGASAVSGAFTPEILKNMSTFNERPIIFALSNPTSKAECTAEQAYTHTEGRAIFASGSPFGKVHFGDKLFQPGQGNNAYIFPGVALGVLLAGIHHINEQIFLIASETVASNVSDEDLKRGSLYPPLSSIKECSMQIACQILEYAYKERIASVYPKPKDMRKYVESHQYNHNYEPSLPQTWPWPNPPYIKTRPLEPTKLKA from the exons atGTTATCTACAATACCGAAAACCTTGAC GTCATCAGCACGAGCGGCTCGTAATCAACTTTttcagactttgaaaattttaactatAGCCGATGATCAGCAGAGGAGAAATATCACTGGAGATATTATATCTCCTGGTCAAGTACTGGGAATCGATCACCTCCGAGATCCTCGGTTAAACAAG GGTTTGGGATTCACATTAGAGGAACGTCAAGCACTTGGTATACATGGTCTTCAACCTGCTCGTTTTAAAACTCAAGAAGAACAACTAGAACTTTGTAGGATATCTATTGAACGTTATCAAGAAGATTTGAACAAATATATCTATTTGACGGAATTGCAAGACAGGAACGAAAAGTTGTTTTTCAGACTTTTATCTGAAAACATAGAGTCGCTTATGCCTATAGTTTACACACCAACGGTAGGTCTGGCTTGTCAAAAGTTTGGATTGATATATAGACGACCAAGAGGATTGTTTATTACTATCAACGACATAGGACACGTGTTCGACGTTCTTAAAAATtg GCCCGAACCTAACGTTAAAGCTATTGTCGTGACTGACGGTGAAAGAATTTTGGGTTTGGGTGATTTGGGTGCATGCGGGATGGGTATTCCCGTCGGAAAGCTTGCCTTATATACTGCATTAGCCGGTATTAAACCTCATGAATGTCTACCAATAGTTTTAGATGTCGGTACCAACAACCAG AATCTTCTTGAAGATCCTCTCTACGTTGGTCTAAGACAAAAACGTACAACTGGAAAATTGTACGACGATTTCGTGGACGAATTCATGGAAGCCGTTGTACAACGCTACGGTCAAAATACCCTTATTCAATTTGAGGATTTCGGTAATCACAACGCTTTCCGTTTCCTTAATGCTTACCGAGAACAATATTGCACTTTTAACGATGATATACAAGGAACCGCCAGCGTAGCCGTATCCGGATTATTAGCTTCCAAGAGATTAACCAACAAGAAACTCAgcgataataaatttttatttcttggagCCGGAGAAGCTGCAATAG GTATAGCAGATTTGACGGTGAAAGCTTTGGAAAATGAAGGATTGAGTACCGAAGAAGCTAGAGGCAGAATATGGATGGTCGATATCGATGGACTATTAGCATTGGATAGGCCTGAGGGCAATTTGGATGGACACAAAAAGTTGTATGCTAAAAAACATGAACCCATCAAAGACTTTGCTGCAATTGTAAACGAAATCAAACCGTCAATATTAATAG gCGCCTCCGCTGTTTCTGGAGCATTTACACccgaaattttaaaaaacatgtCGACTTTTAACGAAAGACCAATTATTTTTGCTCTCAGTAATCCTACTAGCAAAGCAGAATGTACAGCTGAACAAGCATATACTCATACAGAG GGACGTGCAATATTTGCCAGCGGTTCTCCTTTCGGAAAAGTCCACTTTGGTGATAAACTGTTTCAACCAGGACAAGGAAACAACGCATACATTTTCCCCGGTGTAGCTTTAGGAGTACTGTTGGCAGGTATCCACCATATCAATGAACAGATTTTCTTAATAGCATCTGAAACAGTCgcatcgaatgtatctgatgaGGATCTGAAGAGAGGCAGTTTGTATCCACCGCTCAGTTCAATTAAAGAGTGTTCAATGCAAATTGCTTGCCAGATTTTGGAGTACGCTTATAAAGAAC GTATAGCATCAGTATATCCAAAACCGAAAGACATGAGAAAGTATGTGGAGTCTCACCAATATAATCATAACTACGAACCGTCTTTGCCACAAACGTGGCCATGGCCTAATCCTCCTTACATCAAAACAAGACCATTAGAACCCACGAAGCTAAAAGCATAG